From Cygnus atratus isolate AKBS03 ecotype Queensland, Australia chromosome 1, CAtr_DNAZoo_HiC_assembly, whole genome shotgun sequence, the proteins below share one genomic window:
- the CPM gene encoding carboxypeptidase M isoform X4 → MHGDETVGREILLHLIDYLVTNYRRDPNITQLLNNTRIHIMPTMNPDGFEATKVPHCYYSRGRYNKNGEDLNRNFPDAFENNNNTIQPETRAVMNWIKNETFVLSANLHGGALVASYTFDNGNSVTGSSKGYSRSPDDDVFIHLAKTYSFNHASMYKGTGCDNRQTFPDGITNGYSWYQLEGGMQDYNYVWGQCFEITLELSCCKYPPADQLEKFWRDNKVALVEYIKQVHLGVKGQVTDRNGNPIPNVIVEAQGRSHVCPYRTNEHGEYFLLLLPGKYVINATVPGFKSMLKTVEIRDNTGNFSALKQDFSFSEVSIRTRPASCPKTPLYQELERSSAAVKPTLHILVLMTAVILLFK, encoded by the exons actGTTGGGCGAGAAATCCTGCTCCATTTGATAGACTACCTGGTGACCAACTACAGACGTGACCCAAATATTACCCAGTTACTCAATAATACCCGGATTCACATCATGCCAACAATGAATCCTGATGGATTTGAAGCTACAAAAGTGCCTCATTGTTATTACTCACGAGGAAG GTACAATAAGAACGGAGAGGATCTGAACAGGAATTTTCCTGACGCctttgaaaataacaacaacaccATTCAGCCAGAGACTCGAGCGGTGATGAACTGGATAAAAAATGAAACGTTTGTTCTGTCAGCGAACTTGCATGGGGGTGCCCTGGTTGCCAGCTACACGTTCGATAACGGTAACTCAG TTACTGGCTCATCAAAAGGCTACAGCAGGTCTCCAGATGATGATGTTTTTATTCACCTGGCAAAGACCTATTCTTTCAACCATGCCAGCATGTACAAAGGGACTGGGTGTGACAACAGACAAACCTTTCCAGACGGCATCACCAATGGGTATTCCTGGTACCAGCTGGAAG GTGGAATGCAAGATTACAACTATGTCTGGGGACAGTGTTTTGAAATCACATTGGAGCTGTCATGCTGTAAATATCCTCCGGCAGACCAGTTGGAGAAATTCTGGAGAGACAACAAAGTTGCTCTGGTTGAATATATAAAACAAGTACACCTAG GAGTCAAAGGTCAGGTTACTGATAGGAATGGAAATCCTATTCCCAATGTGATCGTGGAAGCCCAAGGGAGGTCTCATGTCTGCCCGTACAGAACAAACGAACACGGAGAgtactttcttctccttttgccTGGGAAGTATGTGATCAAT GCTACTGTACCTGGATTTAAGTCGATGCTGAAGACAGTGGAAATACGTGATAACACTGGTAACTTCAGTGCTTTGAAACAAGACTTCTCTTTCTCAGAAGTCTCTATCAGAACAAGACCTGCTTCGTGTCCTAAAACGCCCTTGTACCAAGAGCTTGAACGTTCTTCAGCTGCGGTAAAACCAACTCTACACATCTTGGTTTTAATGACCGCCGTGATTCTACTTTTCAAATAA
- the CPM gene encoding carboxypeptidase M isoform X3, with protein sequence MKSMLLLQTVGREILLHLIDYLVTNYRRDPNITQLLNNTRIHIMPTMNPDGFEATKVPHCYYSRGRYNKNGEDLNRNFPDAFENNNNTIQPETRAVMNWIKNETFVLSANLHGGALVASYTFDNGNSVTGSSKGYSRSPDDDVFIHLAKTYSFNHASMYKGTGCDNRQTFPDGITNGYSWYQLEGGMQDYNYVWGQCFEITLELSCCKYPPADQLEKFWRDNKVALVEYIKQVHLGVKGQVTDRNGNPIPNVIVEAQGRSHVCPYRTNEHGEYFLLLLPGKYVINATVPGFKSMLKTVEIRDNTGNFSALKQDFSFSEVSIRTRPASCPKTPLYQELERSSAAVKPTLHILVLMTAVILLFK encoded by the exons atgaaatctatgctgcttttgcagactGTTGGGCGAGAAATCCTGCTCCATTTGATAGACTACCTGGTGACCAACTACAGACGTGACCCAAATATTACCCAGTTACTCAATAATACCCGGATTCACATCATGCCAACAATGAATCCTGATGGATTTGAAGCTACAAAAGTGCCTCATTGTTATTACTCACGAGGAAG GTACAATAAGAACGGAGAGGATCTGAACAGGAATTTTCCTGACGCctttgaaaataacaacaacaccATTCAGCCAGAGACTCGAGCGGTGATGAACTGGATAAAAAATGAAACGTTTGTTCTGTCAGCGAACTTGCATGGGGGTGCCCTGGTTGCCAGCTACACGTTCGATAACGGTAACTCAG TTACTGGCTCATCAAAAGGCTACAGCAGGTCTCCAGATGATGATGTTTTTATTCACCTGGCAAAGACCTATTCTTTCAACCATGCCAGCATGTACAAAGGGACTGGGTGTGACAACAGACAAACCTTTCCAGACGGCATCACCAATGGGTATTCCTGGTACCAGCTGGAAG GTGGAATGCAAGATTACAACTATGTCTGGGGACAGTGTTTTGAAATCACATTGGAGCTGTCATGCTGTAAATATCCTCCGGCAGACCAGTTGGAGAAATTCTGGAGAGACAACAAAGTTGCTCTGGTTGAATATATAAAACAAGTACACCTAG GAGTCAAAGGTCAGGTTACTGATAGGAATGGAAATCCTATTCCCAATGTGATCGTGGAAGCCCAAGGGAGGTCTCATGTCTGCCCGTACAGAACAAACGAACACGGAGAgtactttcttctccttttgccTGGGAAGTATGTGATCAAT GCTACTGTACCTGGATTTAAGTCGATGCTGAAGACAGTGGAAATACGTGATAACACTGGTAACTTCAGTGCTTTGAAACAAGACTTCTCTTTCTCAGAAGTCTCTATCAGAACAAGACCTGCTTCGTGTCCTAAAACGCCCTTGTACCAAGAGCTTGAACGTTCTTCAGCTGCGGTAAAACCAACTCTACACATCTTGGTTTTAATGACCGCCGTGATTCTACTTTTCAAATAA